The following are encoded together in the Pseudodesulfovibrio indicus genome:
- the cobI gene encoding precorrin-2 C(20)-methyltransferase — protein sequence MTKKGTLYGIGVGPGDPELLTLKAVRILGEVDVIFAAASTKNDYSTAYAIARPHLKDGVRIVQLGFPMTKDEDALETAWRANAKAVAEVLDAGQNAAFLTLGDPLTYSTYGYLQRTLLSMNPDLKLRAVPGITSFHAAAARIGLVLCESKESLLITSGVADSARLEEQLNSADNAVILKAYKNFDEIRALLTKLRLADTTVLVSRLGMDEESILMDIKDAPKQPHYFSLALVKRSKA from the coding sequence GTGACCAAGAAAGGCACTCTTTACGGCATCGGGGTCGGCCCCGGCGACCCGGAACTGCTCACTCTCAAGGCCGTCCGCATCCTCGGCGAGGTGGACGTGATCTTTGCCGCCGCCTCCACCAAGAACGACTATTCCACGGCCTACGCCATCGCCAGGCCGCACCTCAAGGACGGCGTGCGCATCGTCCAGCTCGGCTTCCCCATGACCAAGGACGAGGACGCCCTGGAAACCGCGTGGCGCGCCAACGCGAAAGCCGTGGCCGAAGTCCTGGACGCGGGCCAAAACGCCGCCTTCCTGACCCTGGGCGACCCCCTGACCTACTCCACCTACGGCTACCTCCAGCGCACCCTGCTCTCCATGAACCCGGACCTGAAGCTCCGCGCCGTGCCGGGCATCACCTCCTTCCATGCCGCCGCCGCGCGCATCGGCCTGGTCCTGTGCGAGTCCAAGGAGTCCCTGCTGATCACCTCCGGCGTGGCCGACTCCGCCCGGCTGGAAGAGCAGCTGAACAGCGCCGACAATGCCGTGATCCTCAAGGCGTACAAGAATTTCGACGAGATACGAGCCCTGCTGACCAAGCTGCGGCTGGCCGACACCACCGTGCTGGTCTCCCGCCTGGGCATGGACGAGGAGTCCATCCTCATGGACATCAAGGACGCCCCCAAGCAGCCCCACTACTTTTCCCTGGCCCTGGTCAAGAGGAGCAAGGCGTAA
- a CDS encoding sirohydrochlorin cobaltochelatase has protein sequence MRIAIVLAAFGSRHKNAAASLTHITERVGQAYPDLPVRVAYTSKTIRGHMKKAGEDVDSVPAALDKLLSEGITHVVIQSLHIIPGTEFHDLLALANEAMLREDGFRRVEVGFPLVAGEAGVEEVADVVLSIARQVKGENDAVLFMGHGTKHDGNVYYEALHRAFQKRDASVHMGAMEAEPGIDAVIERFKADGVKKAHLLPFLFGAGWHAARDMVGDSETSWKTRLGQAGIQCEALLKGAGEYDRLVNIWLTHLHDALKRLNRC, from the coding sequence ATGCGCATCGCCATCGTCCTGGCGGCCTTCGGCTCCCGCCACAAGAACGCGGCGGCCTCGCTGACCCACATCACCGAACGGGTCGGGCAAGCCTACCCGGACCTGCCCGTGCGCGTGGCCTACACCTCCAAGACCATCCGGGGACACATGAAGAAGGCGGGCGAGGACGTGGACTCGGTCCCGGCCGCCCTGGACAAGCTGCTCTCCGAGGGCATCACCCACGTGGTCATCCAGTCCCTGCACATCATCCCCGGCACCGAATTCCACGACCTCCTCGCCCTGGCCAACGAGGCCATGCTGCGAGAGGACGGATTCCGCCGCGTGGAGGTCGGGTTCCCGCTGGTGGCGGGCGAGGCCGGAGTCGAGGAAGTGGCCGACGTGGTCCTGTCCATCGCCCGACAGGTCAAGGGCGAGAACGACGCCGTGCTGTTCATGGGCCACGGCACCAAGCACGACGGCAACGTCTACTACGAGGCCCTGCACCGCGCCTTCCAGAAGCGCGACGCATCGGTGCACATGGGGGCCATGGAGGCCGAGCCGGGCATCGACGCCGTCATCGAGCGGTTCAAGGCCGACGGCGTGAAAAAGGCCCACCTGCTCCCCTTCCTGTTCGGCGCGGGCTGGCACGCCGCCCGCGACATGGTCGGCGATTCCGAAACCAGCTGGAAGACCCGGCTGGGACAGGCGGGCATCCAATGCGAGGCCCTGCTCAAGGGGGCCGGTGAATACGACCGGTTGGTCAACATCTGGCTCACCCATCTCCACGACGCCCTCAAGCGGTTGAACCGCTGTTAG
- a CDS encoding class I SAM-dependent DNA methyltransferase, which translates to MVSDNKTLDKVYTADNHKDLMEAYGDWAENYDADTVEAFGYVAPEITARALERVVPVTSARILDAGCGTGQVAEALRSKGYGDLHALDYSSDMLKVAEEKKVYRSLKQADLSKPLDIEDDAYDAVVCVGTLTYGHVDAAAFDELIRVTRPDGHICFTIREGAYEDYGYRDRMIALERADAWELVSMEDADYLRNENVGCKLCTYKVTAGGSPAVPA; encoded by the coding sequence ATGGTTTCCGACAACAAGACACTGGACAAGGTTTACACCGCCGACAATCACAAGGATCTGATGGAGGCCTATGGCGATTGGGCCGAGAACTACGACGCCGACACCGTCGAGGCCTTCGGCTACGTGGCCCCCGAGATCACGGCCAGGGCGCTCGAGCGCGTGGTACCCGTCACTTCGGCGCGCATTCTGGACGCGGGCTGCGGCACCGGTCAGGTGGCCGAGGCGCTTCGGAGCAAGGGGTACGGCGATCTTCATGCCCTGGACTATTCTTCGGACATGCTCAAGGTCGCCGAGGAGAAGAAGGTCTACCGCAGCCTGAAGCAGGCGGACCTGAGCAAGCCCCTGGACATCGAGGACGACGCCTACGACGCCGTGGTCTGCGTCGGCACCCTGACCTACGGCCACGTTGACGCTGCGGCGTTTGACGAGCTCATCCGGGTCACCCGGCCCGACGGCCACATCTGCTTCACCATCCGCGAAGGCGCCTATGAGGACTACGGCTACCGCGACCGCATGATCGCCCTGGAACGGGCCGATGCCTGGGAGCTGGTCAGCATGGAGGACGCCGACTACCTCAGGAACGAGAACGTCGGCTGCAAGCTGTGCACCTACAAGGTGACGGCGGGCGGCAGCCCGGCTGTTCCGGCATGA
- a CDS encoding class I SAM-dependent DNA methyltransferase gives MEQTPEKWVATYEAKTPDELAEAYRCWAREYDRDTCEGMGYVGPGVAARLLDRYLDSAEAKILDAGCGTGLVGQAMRHMGYRRIEAMDYCRDMLDVAEEKRVYENVFRADMNRELTISDNAYDATICVGTFTYAHVGPDAFDELVRITRPGGYVCFTVRDGAYQEYGYRKRMLELEANNAFELKEMVDTDYLHKEDVTAKYCIYEVQEA, from the coding sequence ATGGAACAGACTCCGGAAAAATGGGTGGCCACCTATGAGGCCAAGACCCCGGACGAGCTGGCCGAGGCGTATCGCTGCTGGGCCAGGGAGTATGACAGGGACACCTGCGAGGGCATGGGTTACGTCGGCCCGGGCGTGGCCGCCCGGTTGCTGGACAGGTATCTGGATTCCGCCGAAGCGAAGATACTGGACGCGGGCTGCGGCACCGGGCTGGTGGGGCAGGCCATGCGCCACATGGGCTACCGCCGCATCGAGGCCATGGACTACTGCCGGGACATGCTCGACGTGGCCGAGGAGAAGCGGGTCTACGAGAATGTGTTCAGGGCGGACATGAACCGTGAGTTGACCATTTCCGACAACGCCTACGACGCCACCATCTGCGTGGGCACGTTCACTTACGCCCACGTGGGCCCGGATGCCTTTGACGAGCTGGTGCGGATCACCCGTCCCGGCGGGTATGTCTGCTTCACGGTCCGCGACGGCGCATACCAGGAATACGGCTACCGCAAGCGGATGTTGGAGCTTGAAGCGAACAACGCCTTCGAGCTCAAGGAGATGGTCGATACGGACTACCTCCATAAGGAGGACGTGACGGCCAAGTATTGCATCTACGAAGTACAGGAAGCGTAG
- a CDS encoding PilZ domain-containing protein, whose product MAAKPFDISFGDSTGPRGAYRAKISGLHVKVAGRPAVYSATDVSPTGVGLSGSTGMRVGERFEIGLYHRGVRVGGPIRAKVVRVDKTFSGLVFEDLDRRNQDAVHRLVLDEQKRQAEERRKDRLKKS is encoded by the coding sequence ATGGCAGCAAAACCGTTCGACATTTCATTCGGCGATTCCACCGGCCCCCGTGGGGCCTACCGCGCCAAGATCTCCGGGCTCCACGTCAAGGTGGCCGGACGGCCCGCCGTGTATTCCGCAACCGACGTCAGCCCCACCGGGGTCGGCCTGTCGGGCAGCACCGGCATGCGCGTGGGCGAGCGGTTCGAGATCGGCCTGTATCACCGGGGCGTCCGCGTCGGCGGTCCCATCCGGGCCAAGGTCGTCCGCGTGGACAAGACCTTCAGCGGCCTGGTTTTCGAAGACCTGGACCGCCGCAATCAGGACGCCGTTCACCGCCTGGTCCTCGACGAGCAGAAGCGCCAGGCCGAGGAACGCAGGAAGGACCGCCTCAAGAAGTCCTAG